The nucleotide window AGTCGGCGATATCGAGGCCATGCCCTACCTGGAGGCTATACGCCAGTTCCGCCTCGAAATGCCGCCGGGCTACACAGCCCTCGTTCATGTCACGCTTGTACCGTACCTTAAGACAGTGGGGCAGCAGAAGACGAAGCCGACTCAGCACAGCGTACGAGAGCTGCAGAGCATGGGCCTCCAACCCGATGTCATCATAGGGCGATCCGATGACTACCTGACGGAAGATTGCAGGAGGAAGATCAGCCTGTTCTGTAACGTCCCCCTCGAGGCAGTCATCTCGGACCCCGACCTCGACGTAGTCTACGAGCTCCCTCTGATATTCGAAAAGCAGGGATTGGGCAGATATTTATCAAGGATACTGAAACTGGAGCGAGTAGAGAGTGACGCAGCCGCGGTTGGTGAATGGGAGAGAGTGGTTTCCAGGTATAAGAGTAGGCACGAGAAAGTGACGATAGCGATGCCCGGCAAGTACACGATGATACACGACAGCTACATCAGCATCAACGCCGCACTCGATCACGCAGCAGCCGAGCTGGGGTTAGGCGTAGAGTTGAAATACATAGACTCTGAGAAATTTGAAGAGGATCCAGGCTTGCTGGAAGCGGAGCTGAAGACTGTAGATGGTATACTTCTGACACCCGGCTTCGGGTCGAGGGGGGTTGAAGGTATGATCCAGGCAGCCCGCTTCGCTCTGGAGAATGAGAAATGCTTCCTCGGAATATGCTTCGGCGCGCAGCTCCTCTTCATCGCTTTCTGCAGGTATGTCCTAGGCCTGAAAGGGGCTAACTCCACCGAGGTCGACCCGAATACACCCTACCCAGTTGTTGACCTGCTACCCGAGCAAAAGTCTATCACCGCAAAGGGAGGTACAATGAGGCTCGGAGCTCACGAAGTCTACTTGATTGAAGGCACCCGCGTTCACGAAGCTTACGGTGGTAAGAAAGTGGTAAAAGAGAGGTTCAGGCACCGCTATCACATCATAC belongs to Thermofilaceae archaeon and includes:
- a CDS encoding CTP synthase — its product is MSKQTRYVFITGGVLSGIGKGVVSASIAKLFQFRGYRVDMIKIDPYLNVDPGTLNPIEHGEVFVCDEVWEFEPAPGYRFLIAEIDQDFGTYERFLDVNMHPSNNITSGQVYLSVILRERTGDYLGRTIQVIPHITDEIKRRIKMVADRSQPDVLIVEVGGTVGDIEAMPYLEAIRQFRLEMPPGYTALVHVTLVPYLKTVGQQKTKPTQHSVRELQSMGLQPDVIIGRSDDYLTEDCRRKISLFCNVPLEAVISDPDLDVVYELPLIFEKQGLGRYLSRILKLERVESDAAAVGEWERVVSRYKSRHEKVTIAMPGKYTMIHDSYISINAALDHAAAELGLGVELKYIDSEKFEEDPGLLEAELKTVDGILLTPGFGSRGVEGMIQAARFALENEKCFLGICFGAQLLFIAFCRYVLGLKGANSTEVDPNTPYPVVDLLPEQKSITAKGGTMRLGAHEVYLIEGTRVHEAYGGKKVVKERFRHRYHIIQDYAIKGRDAGLIVSATDASGRIINAIELESKSWIVGVQFHPEFKSRVTRPSPIYLAFIRAAYESKKKHETR